The Drosophila innubila isolate TH190305 chromosome 3R unlocalized genomic scaffold, UK_Dinn_1.0 2_E_3R, whole genome shotgun sequence genome has a segment encoding these proteins:
- the LOC117790339 gene encoding DNA-binding protein Ets97D: protein MEGNHDLSEELIQRLSSGGGLEEVISSEIFEETNIYEDGHDVENEPDDIIIVHMDIREPLSTLKKLVEQKIGVQLHYYTFCLQEQQELEPHKNLVDQCVKGEGLVQINVQIQTIRKKINIADVLKPTEAALATLAIEEASQLNSAHDTNTNSSNKSSPSCSPVKASKKPKAKEESTEVDVTDEDKDTDGDGAKPVLNWVLDSKFKREQMRLKIPEAVGEWTQAHVAHWLEWAIKEFELRDLNMDAWYINGQELCAITHEEFSRKLPRDPGNVFWTHLQLLKECNFVSVVHKQAEELRKPKQGKSTGTMSATTTSTVGLEQRIMRKSYQSVKSNDSSESSPAPQSPSHHNSIGSGNNGQVQLWQFLLEILTDSEHTDIIEWVGTDGEFKLSDPDRVARLWGEKKNKPAMNYEKLSRALRYYYDGDMISKVSGKRFAYKFDCDLKLLIGYDACELSRLVNERKWSEHLQMSHKEASNEAT from the exons atggaAGGCAACCACGACCTGTCCGAGGAGTTAATACAACGTCTAAGCTCTGGTGGTGGTCTGG AGGAAGTGATTTCAAGTGAAATCTTTGAGGAAACCAACATATATGAGGATGGCCACGATGTGGAAAATGAACCCgatgatattattattgtgcaCATGGATATAAGAGAACCGCTGAGTACGTTGAA AAAACTTGTGGAGCAAAAGATAGGCGTGCAGCTGCACTATTATACATTCTGCctgcaggagcagcaggag CTGGAGCCTCACAAGAATCTGGTTGATCAGTGCGTCAAGGGCGAGGGATTGGTGCAGATCAATGTGCAAATTCAAACGATACGCAAGAAGATCAACATTGCGGATGTGCTCAAACCCACAGAGGCTGCTCTGGCCACCTTGGCAATTGAGGAGGCGTCGCAGCTTAACTCCGCCCAcgacaccaacaccaacagcagcaacaagagttCACCCAGTTGTAGTCCAGTTAAAGCATCCAAGAAGCCCAAGGCCAAGGAGGAATCCACAGAGGTCGATGTCACCGACGAGGACAAGGACACGGACGGAGATGGAGCCAAGCCTGTGTTGAACTGGGTGCTGGATAGCAAATTCAAGCGCGAGCAGATGCGTCTCAAAATACCCGAAGCGGTCGGTGAATGGACACAGGCACATGTCGCCCACTGGCTGGAATGGGCCATCAAGGAGTTTGAGCTCCGTGATCTTAACATGGATGCCTGGTACATCAATGGACAAGAGCTGTGCGCAATTACACACGAAGAGTTCAGCCGCAAACTGCCTAGGGATCCGGGTAATGTCTTCTGGACGCATCTGCAGCTGCTCAAGGAGTGCAACTTTGTGTCCGTGGTGCACAAACAGGCGGAGGAATTGCGCAAGCCCAAACAGGGCAAATCGACGGGCACAATGTCGGCGACGACAACGAGTACAGTGGGATTGGAGCAGCGCATTATGCGTAAATCCTATCAGAGCGTCAAAAGCAATGACT CCTCTGAGAGCTCGCCTGCGCCCCAAAGTCCGAGTCATCATAACAGCATTGGCTCTGGCAACAATGGACAGGTGCAGCTTTGGCAATTTCTGTTGGAAATTCTCACCGACAGCGAGCACACGGACATCATTGAATGGGTGGGCACCGATGGCGAGTTTAAGCTAAGTGATCCCGATCGTGTGGCACGTCTTTGGGGTGAGAAGAAGAACAAACCCGCCATGAACTATGAGAAGCTATCGCGTGCACTGCGTTATTACTACGATGGTGACATGATATCCAAGGTGTCTGGCAAAAGATTTGCCTACAAGTTCGACTGTGATCTGAAGCTGTTGATTGGCTACGATGCCTGTGAGCTGTCCAGGCTGGTGAACGAGCGCAAATGGTCAGAGCATCTGCAAATGTCCCACAAGGAAGCCAGCAATGAGGCAACATGA